One part of the Sphingopyxis sp. PAMC25046 genome encodes these proteins:
- a CDS encoding OsmC family protein, translating into MATRHDFTSRIEWTGNRGDGTRSYRGYDRTWSVTTPGQPVIHCSNDPRLGGNPALPNPEDMLLSALAACHMLWYLHLASKAGIVVQSYQDTPIGAAESTPDGAGRFVRAILKPHIIVERGSDLARADAIHHEIHKVCFIARSVNFPVSYEASYAVAG; encoded by the coding sequence GTGGCGACCCGGCATGATTTTACAAGCCGTATCGAGTGGACCGGCAATCGCGGCGACGGGACGCGCAGCTATCGCGGCTATGACCGCACGTGGAGCGTGACCACGCCGGGCCAGCCGGTCATCCATTGTTCGAACGATCCGCGGCTGGGCGGCAATCCGGCGCTGCCCAATCCCGAGGACATGCTGCTGTCGGCGCTCGCCGCCTGTCACATGCTCTGGTATCTTCATCTGGCCAGCAAGGCCGGGATCGTCGTGCAATCCTATCAAGACACGCCTATAGGAGCGGCTGAAAGCACGCCCGACGGCGCGGGCCGCTTCGTTCGCGCGATCCTCAAACCGCATATCATCGTCGAGCGGGGCAGCGATCTGGCGCGCGCGGATGCGATCCACCATGAAATCCACAAGGTCTGCTTTATCGCGCGCTCGGTGAATTTTCCCGTGTCCTATGAGGCGAGTTATGCGGTCGCCGGATGA
- a CDS encoding TonB-dependent siderophore receptor, which produces MVRSFRPVFKFALLAASVLSVPAFAQEAAPEQEEGGASGRKDDTIVVYGSGIDRNSAATGLDLTPRETPQSITIITREQIDDQAASTVADVLEYTTGLSVKRVDRGRNLLSARGFDITAFQLDGLPFATGNVGLEETSTAIYDRVEVIRGATGLLQGAGEPSASINMVRKRADARELTGDVNFEAGSWNHYSGLIDIGAPLTADGSVRARLVAEVYSQDAFVDLESSNGFTLYGTIAADLGPGTRLRAGASYQRDERDGVMWAQLPYWYADGSRPDWARSKTTGADWNEWDTTEKAAFVSLEQDLGGSWQLRGDLSYFEQVEDSKLIWLWGNPDRETGTGMDIWPYWYLSKPKQWSANLQVKGDYQLFGRQHELVFGAMYSHQKGGWTNRDPDPASVAPVGDFHDWDGSYPEPVWGERYRMSGFGTTEQTAIYGVTRFRILDRLKLIAGGRLSSWTRDEEEALYTPEAYRIEHKGVFTPYAGLIFDFTDFFSAYASYTSIFNPQTARDRTGRYLDPLEGDNYEAGLKADLMNGRLRASAAVFRVEQSNFAVPDIDPETGDPYFVPGTTDVASRPAKGVVSKGYELEMQGEPLRGWDISVGWSHFKAKDPDGVDVQAHQPRRVFRMATKYEFGGALGGFSLGGSLRWESRPPQTAPNPVTGQDEPVGQKEYALVNLMGAYALTEAWSVQVNVNNVFDKSYYNTNSWFGGFIYGEPRNARVTLRYGF; this is translated from the coding sequence ATGGTTCGTTCGTTTCGTCCAGTCTTCAAATTCGCGCTGCTCGCCGCCAGCGTTCTTTCGGTTCCGGCCTTTGCGCAGGAAGCCGCGCCGGAGCAGGAAGAGGGCGGGGCGAGCGGCCGCAAGGACGATACGATCGTCGTCTATGGCAGCGGCATCGACCGCAATAGTGCGGCCACCGGGCTCGACCTGACGCCGCGCGAGACGCCGCAGTCGATCACGATCATCACGCGCGAGCAAATCGACGACCAGGCGGCGTCGACGGTCGCCGACGTGCTCGAATATACCACCGGGCTTTCGGTGAAGCGCGTCGACCGCGGCCGTAACCTGCTGTCGGCGCGCGGCTTCGACATCACCGCCTTCCAGCTCGACGGCCTGCCCTTTGCGACGGGCAATGTCGGGCTCGAGGAGACGAGCACCGCCATCTATGACCGGGTCGAGGTCATTCGCGGCGCGACCGGCCTGTTGCAGGGGGCGGGCGAGCCTTCGGCGTCGATCAACATGGTCCGCAAGCGCGCCGACGCGCGCGAGCTGACCGGCGACGTGAATTTCGAAGCGGGTTCGTGGAATCATTATTCGGGGCTGATCGACATCGGCGCGCCGCTGACCGCCGACGGATCGGTGCGCGCGCGCCTCGTCGCCGAGGTCTATTCGCAGGATGCCTTTGTCGACCTCGAAAGCAGCAACGGCTTTACCCTCTATGGCACGATCGCTGCCGATCTAGGCCCGGGCACGCGGCTCCGCGCCGGCGCGAGCTATCAGCGCGACGAGCGCGACGGAGTGATGTGGGCGCAGCTGCCCTATTGGTATGCCGACGGCTCGCGTCCCGACTGGGCGCGTTCGAAGACCACGGGCGCCGACTGGAACGAATGGGACACCACCGAAAAGGCGGCGTTCGTGTCGCTCGAGCAGGATCTGGGCGGCAGCTGGCAATTGCGCGGCGACCTCTCCTATTTCGAACAGGTCGAGGATTCGAAGCTGATCTGGCTGTGGGGCAACCCCGACCGCGAAACCGGGACGGGCATGGACATATGGCCCTATTGGTATCTTTCCAAGCCCAAGCAATGGAGCGCCAACCTGCAGGTCAAGGGCGATTACCAGCTCTTCGGCCGGCAGCACGAGCTGGTGTTCGGCGCGATGTACAGCCACCAGAAGGGCGGCTGGACCAATCGCGACCCCGACCCCGCGAGCGTCGCCCCGGTCGGCGATTTCCACGACTGGGACGGCAGCTATCCCGAGCCCGTCTGGGGCGAACGCTATCGCATGAGCGGGTTCGGCACGACCGAACAGACCGCCATCTATGGCGTGACGCGTTTCCGGATTCTCGACCGGCTGAAGCTGATCGCCGGCGGGCGGTTGAGTTCGTGGACGCGCGACGAGGAGGAGGCGCTTTACACGCCCGAAGCCTATCGGATCGAGCACAAGGGGGTGTTTACACCCTATGCGGGGCTGATCTTCGACTTCACCGATTTCTTCTCGGCCTATGCGAGCTATACGAGCATCTTCAACCCGCAGACCGCGCGCGACCGCACCGGCCGCTATCTCGATCCGCTCGAGGGCGACAATTACGAAGCGGGGCTGAAGGCCGACCTGATGAACGGCCGGCTGCGCGCGTCGGCGGCAGTCTTCCGCGTCGAGCAGAGCAATTTCGCCGTTCCCGACATCGATCCCGAAACGGGCGACCCCTATTTCGTGCCCGGCACCACCGACGTCGCCTCGCGCCCCGCCAAGGGCGTGGTGTCGAAGGGCTATGAACTCGAGATGCAGGGCGAGCCGCTTCGAGGTTGGGACATCAGCGTCGGGTGGAGCCATTTCAAGGCGAAGGATCCGGACGGCGTAGACGTGCAGGCGCACCAGCCGCGGCGTGTGTTCCGCATGGCGACCAAATATGAATTCGGCGGCGCGTTGGGCGGCTTCAGCCTCGGTGGTTCGCTGCGCTGGGAAAGCCGGCCGCCGCAGACGGCGCCCAATCCCGTGACCGGGCAGGATGAACCGGTTGGGCAAAAGGAATATGCTCTGGTGAACCTGATGGGCGCTTACGCCCTGACCGAGGCGTGGTCGGTGCAGGTCAATGTCAACAATGTTTTCGACAAGAGCTATTACAACACCAACAGCTGGTTCGGCGGCTTCATCTATGGCGAACCGCGCAATGCACGCGTGACGCTGCGTTACGGGTTTTAA